One stretch of Novosphingobium pentaromativorans US6-1 DNA includes these proteins:
- a CDS encoding AMP-binding protein: MNRLDLSDPADRNLPRILQLQAETNGDGIYLAQEDRRVSFAQADEMVNRIANGLASQGVARGDRVAFFVASDIEVVYLTLAVNRLGAVWIPVNGEYKGDWLAQTLADSDPKVIVTDGKLIARLAEIKDRVACRTIYVMGDDSGAWPAWARPFDELKQAKADAFDHGAIHYGDVNAVLWTSGTTGKSKGVMQSHNIWIRSAELGGRSSYRTRPGDVHYNVLPLYNTAAWTTAFFRCLVEGIACATDPSFSVTSFWDRVRFYGATHIFTLGAMHMYLWKAERRADDADNPARDAAMTPMPKDLLLPFCERFGLERVGQGFGQSEASAVLSLPHELAVTMPPGALGRPNPDLDLRLIDDSGQDVATGQTGEFAIRPKAEHMMFEGYFANPEATKAAFTEDGWYRMGDLGRQDEDGNYFFVDRKKDAVRLAGRNISTMEVESVIRRHPGVTDVAVFGIPSDELESESELAAHIIPDAGADVTPEDIARYINENAPYFFVPRYIEIVADFPRTPTNKVQKFKLRERGVTQNTWDRKKAAFALSRN; encoded by the coding sequence ATGAACAGGCTCGACCTGAGCGATCCGGCGGATCGCAACCTTCCGCGCATCCTGCAGCTGCAGGCGGAAACCAATGGCGATGGCATCTACCTGGCGCAGGAGGACCGACGCGTGTCCTTCGCGCAGGCCGACGAGATGGTGAACCGCATCGCCAACGGGCTTGCAAGCCAAGGCGTTGCGCGGGGGGATCGGGTGGCGTTCTTTGTCGCCTCCGACATCGAGGTCGTCTATCTTACCCTGGCGGTGAACCGGCTCGGGGCCGTATGGATCCCGGTCAACGGCGAATACAAGGGCGACTGGCTGGCCCAGACGCTGGCGGACAGCGATCCGAAAGTCATTGTCACGGACGGCAAGCTGATCGCCCGCCTCGCCGAGATCAAGGATCGGGTGGCATGCCGCACGATCTACGTGATGGGCGATGATTCCGGCGCCTGGCCGGCCTGGGCGCGGCCATTCGACGAATTGAAGCAGGCAAAGGCCGATGCCTTCGATCACGGCGCGATCCACTACGGCGACGTGAACGCCGTGCTGTGGACATCAGGCACGACGGGCAAGTCCAAGGGCGTGATGCAGAGCCACAATATCTGGATCCGCAGCGCCGAGCTCGGCGGTCGCTCCAGCTATCGCACGCGGCCGGGAGACGTTCACTACAATGTCCTGCCGCTGTACAATACGGCGGCCTGGACCACCGCGTTCTTCCGTTGCCTGGTGGAAGGCATCGCGTGCGCCACCGACCCCAGCTTTTCCGTCACGTCGTTCTGGGATCGCGTCCGGTTCTACGGTGCTACCCATATCTTCACGCTCGGCGCGATGCACATGTACCTGTGGAAGGCCGAACGCCGGGCCGACGATGCGGACAATCCTGCGCGCGACGCCGCCATGACCCCGATGCCCAAGGACCTGCTGCTTCCGTTCTGCGAACGCTTCGGGCTGGAACGCGTGGGCCAGGGTTTCGGGCAAAGCGAGGCTTCGGCAGTGCTGTCGCTGCCGCACGAGCTGGCGGTCACCATGCCGCCGGGCGCACTGGGCCGTCCCAATCCCGATCTCGACCTGCGCCTGATAGACGATTCCGGACAGGATGTTGCAACCGGCCAGACCGGCGAGTTCGCCATCAGGCCCAAGGCCGAGCATATGATGTTCGAGGGCTATTTCGCCAATCCCGAAGCAACTAAGGCCGCCTTCACCGAAGATGGATGGTATCGAATGGGCGATCTTGGCCGCCAGGACGAGGATGGGAACTACTTCTTCGTCGATCGCAAGAAGGACGCGGTCAGGCTTGCCGGGCGGAACATATCGACCATGGAAGTCGAAAGCGTCATCCGCCGCCATCCTGGCGTGACCGATGTGGCCGTCTTCGGCATCCCCTCCGACGAACTGGAAAGCGAAAGCGAACTGGCAGCGCATATCATTCCCGACGCCGGGGCCGATGTGACGCCGGAGGACATAGCCCGGTACATCAATGAGAACGCGCCGTATTTCTTCGTGCCGCGCTACATCGAAATCGTCGCGGACTTCCCGCGCACACCAACCAACAAGGTGCAGAAGTTCAAACTGCGCGAGCGCGGCGTGACGCAGAACACCTGGGATCGCAAGAAAGCCGCCTTCGCGCTCTCGCGAAACTGA
- a CDS encoding aromatic ring-hydroxylating oxygenase subunit alpha — protein MSNTEIAEKPTEKTATRQALNKLNVEDIEAWRLIVPTDNPSADERNLQKQFPMGWFTVCYSSELAIGEVKPVRYFGTDLAVWRGEDGTARVIDAYCAHYGANMAVGGKVHGNLLECPFHAWRWDETGACKDIPYSRVIPPKAKRADCVPAWSTREVNGFVMVWHHPDRIAPLWEPASFTQIGHEDWTDLQTFEWKTANSMENMSDNAVDVSHFKYVHGTLNVPDYEFEFDGIMRRITAQIQVQTSKGELKGQIESITYGPGQGWVRYSGISDTLMVTGSAPIERDLMHSRFAFTQPKTEIDGPRAGLARALIKEVARQFDQDKVIFDRHHRFDPPLVCQGDGPFARNSDWFSQFYASSGKAPDMSATPDVAQFASVTG, from the coding sequence ATGAGCAACACCGAGATCGCCGAGAAGCCGACCGAAAAGACAGCGACACGTCAGGCACTCAATAAGCTGAATGTCGAGGACATCGAGGCATGGCGCCTGATAGTGCCAACAGACAATCCTTCCGCGGACGAACGGAACCTGCAGAAGCAGTTCCCGATGGGCTGGTTCACGGTCTGCTACAGCAGCGAACTGGCGATCGGCGAAGTGAAGCCGGTCCGCTATTTCGGTACCGACCTGGCGGTCTGGCGCGGCGAGGACGGCACGGCCCGCGTGATCGACGCCTATTGCGCGCACTACGGCGCGAACATGGCCGTTGGCGGCAAGGTACACGGAAATCTGCTGGAGTGCCCTTTCCACGCCTGGCGATGGGACGAAACCGGGGCCTGCAAGGATATCCCCTATTCGCGCGTCATTCCGCCCAAGGCGAAGCGCGCCGACTGCGTGCCTGCCTGGTCGACGCGGGAAGTCAACGGCTTCGTGATGGTTTGGCACCACCCCGACCGCATCGCCCCCCTGTGGGAGCCGGCCAGCTTCACGCAGATCGGGCATGAGGACTGGACCGACCTGCAGACCTTCGAATGGAAGACGGCCAACTCGATGGAAAACATGAGCGACAACGCGGTCGACGTCAGCCACTTCAAGTATGTTCACGGCACCCTGAACGTGCCCGATTACGAATTCGAGTTCGACGGCATCATGCGTCGCATAACCGCCCAGATCCAGGTGCAGACATCGAAGGGCGAATTGAAGGGCCAGATCGAATCGATCACGTATGGGCCGGGCCAGGGCTGGGTGCGCTATTCGGGCATATCCGACACGCTGATGGTAACCGGCAGCGCGCCGATCGAACGCGACCTGATGCATTCTCGCTTCGCCTTCACTCAGCCCAAGACGGAGATCGACGGCCCTCGCGCCGGGCTGGCGCGCGCCCTGATAAAGGAGGTTGCGCGGCAGTTCGATCAGGACAAGGTCATCTTCGACCGCCACCACCGCTTCGATCCTCCGCTGGTCTGCCAGGGCGACGGCCCGTTCGCGCGCAATTCGGATTGGTTTTCGCAGTTCTATGCGTCAAGCGGCAAGGCGCCGGACATGTCGGCGACCCCCGACGTCGCGCAGTTCGCGTCCGTCACCGGCTGA
- a CDS encoding topoisomerase C-terminal repeat-containing protein, which yields MSNSGAGRGSAGRLQAAFFPESGGKVAIRSGRYGHYVTLSR from the coding sequence ATGTCGAATTCCGGTGCGGGCAGGGGCAGTGCGGGTCGACTGCAGGCGGCGTTCTTCCCGGAATCCGGAGGGAAAGTGGCCATACGATCAGGCAGGTATGGCCATTATGTCACGCTTTCGAGATAA
- a CDS encoding MDR family NADP-dependent oxidoreductase: MRKVVLAKRPNIDPRPDDFEIVDAGMPEPKDGQLLVKVLWQSIDPYVRLTFDDPTIAGAPGMALGEMPLGRAVSQVVTSRHPDFAAGDIIEGRTHWGEYAVVDPAVRPTKLDFGEIPLSYAVGALGMPGQTAYAGVDKVLNVQAGQTMLVSAAAGAVGTLAGQIAKHRGARVVGIAGGPDKCAEVEKLGFDACVDYKAADFSDRLAAALPGGFNAYFENVGGDMSRIAFQNASYGAKVALCGVLSVYAVGNETGPDRLPEVMRLLFTKGLTIQSFFGELLGGADATVAMRKLIEAGAITPRESIIEGIENLPAAFSGIFRGNDHVGKVVLHIADPD; this comes from the coding sequence ATGCGCAAGGTAGTTCTGGCGAAGCGTCCGAATATCGATCCCCGGCCCGACGATTTCGAGATCGTCGATGCCGGGATGCCCGAGCCGAAGGATGGCCAGCTGCTGGTCAAGGTGCTGTGGCAGTCGATCGATCCCTACGTCCGCCTGACATTCGACGATCCGACCATTGCCGGAGCGCCCGGAATGGCCCTGGGCGAGATGCCGCTCGGCCGCGCCGTATCGCAGGTGGTGACATCGCGGCATCCCGATTTTGCCGCCGGCGACATTATCGAAGGGCGCACCCACTGGGGTGAATACGCGGTGGTGGATCCCGCAGTGCGGCCGACCAAGCTGGACTTCGGCGAAATTCCGCTGTCCTACGCGGTCGGTGCGCTGGGGATGCCGGGCCAGACCGCCTATGCCGGCGTCGACAAGGTTCTGAACGTGCAGGCGGGGCAGACGATGCTCGTGTCCGCCGCGGCAGGGGCTGTCGGAACTCTGGCCGGCCAGATCGCCAAGCACCGCGGCGCGCGGGTCGTGGGCATTGCGGGTGGTCCCGACAAGTGCGCCGAGGTCGAGAAGCTGGGCTTCGATGCCTGCGTGGACTACAAGGCCGCCGATTTCTCCGATCGACTGGCTGCTGCCCTCCCCGGAGGGTTCAACGCCTACTTCGAGAACGTTGGCGGCGACATGAGCCGGATCGCGTTCCAGAATGCCAGCTACGGCGCGAAAGTGGCTCTGTGCGGTGTGCTGTCGGTCTATGCCGTGGGGAACGAGACCGGCCCCGATCGCTTGCCCGAGGTCATGCGCCTGCTGTTCACTAAGGGGCTGACGATCCAGTCCTTCTTTGGCGAATTACTGGGCGGGGCCGATGCCACGGTTGCCATGCGCAAGCTGATCGAAGCGGGCGCCATTACCCCGCGCGAGTCCATCATTGAAGGCATCGAAAACCTGCCGGCAGCGTTCAGCGGCATTTTCCGGGGCAACGATCATGTCGGTAAGGTGGTGTTGCATATCGCCGATCCGGACTGA
- a CDS encoding nuclear transport factor 2 family protein, whose product MNEGERALAIAEIRSLKARYWHCVDLRDAEGLRACFADDAVIPAHGDIRETRDADGFVANLVASLRVTRSLHLGGPGDIALESADRARGVWAVEDRIWALDGVTNTPFRTLHGWGHYHDEYVRTAKGWRIQSFRLDRVRVDIT is encoded by the coding sequence ATGAACGAGGGGGAACGCGCACTGGCCATCGCCGAAATACGCTCGCTGAAGGCGCGGTACTGGCACTGCGTCGATCTGCGCGATGCCGAAGGGTTGCGGGCCTGCTTCGCCGACGATGCCGTCATTCCGGCCCATGGCGACATCCGCGAAACCCGCGATGCAGATGGCTTCGTCGCCAATCTCGTCGCGTCGCTCAGGGTTACGCGCTCGCTTCACCTGGGTGGCCCGGGCGATATCGCACTGGAGAGTGCGGATAGGGCACGCGGCGTCTGGGCCGTCGAGGACCGGATCTGGGCACTGGACGGTGTCACGAATACCCCATTTCGAACATTGCACGGTTGGGGCCATTACCATGACGAATACGTGCGGACGGCCAAGGGTTGGCGCATCCAGTCCTTCCGGCTGGACCGGGTCCGCGTCGACATCACCTGA
- a CDS encoding SDR family NAD(P)-dependent oxidoreductase: MGRLTGKVAIVTGAGAAGNIGFAICDAFLREGAAGVVATDLSADHAEEISDQMAQSHGAGRFLFLQHNVAKADDWARVCQATIDEFGGLDVLVNNAGISLHGSIMDLPKEDLDRVMEVNFGAIVLGMKACVPALGQSRERHRGGGSIINTLSVGAYMPNTMSFAYSASKAAARMLTLCAADEFGPQGIRVNSVHPGVTKTPMIERGMQSMVKAGRYKDEADAERGLGQHSPLGIVSDPEDLAHAFVYLASDEARFVTGQAFVHDGGIRRQL, encoded by the coding sequence ATGGGTCGTCTAACCGGCAAAGTCGCGATTGTTACGGGGGCAGGAGCCGCCGGAAACATTGGATTCGCCATCTGCGATGCCTTCCTGCGCGAAGGAGCCGCAGGAGTGGTTGCCACCGACCTTTCTGCAGATCATGCAGAGGAAATCTCGGATCAGATGGCACAGTCGCACGGCGCCGGCCGCTTCCTCTTCCTGCAGCACAATGTCGCCAAGGCTGACGACTGGGCGCGCGTATGCCAGGCCACCATCGACGAATTCGGCGGATTGGACGTCCTGGTGAACAATGCGGGCATTTCGCTCCACGGCTCCATCATGGACCTGCCGAAGGAGGACCTCGACCGGGTGATGGAAGTCAATTTCGGTGCGATCGTCCTTGGCATGAAGGCTTGCGTGCCTGCTCTGGGACAGAGCCGTGAACGGCACCGCGGCGGCGGCTCGATCATCAATACGCTTTCCGTCGGCGCCTACATGCCCAATACGATGAGCTTCGCCTATTCCGCATCCAAGGCTGCGGCACGCATGCTGACCTTGTGCGCGGCCGATGAGTTCGGCCCCCAGGGTATTCGGGTGAACTCGGTGCACCCCGGCGTTACCAAGACGCCGATGATCGAGCGCGGCATGCAGTCGATGGTCAAGGCCGGCCGCTACAAGGACGAGGCCGATGCCGAGCGCGGGCTTGGACAGCATAGCCCGCTGGGCATCGTCAGTGACCCGGAAGACCTTGCCCATGCCTTCGTATATCTTGCATCGGACGAGGCCCGCTTCGTGACCGGCCAGGCGTTTGTCCATGACGGCGGTATCCGCCGGCAGCTTTGA
- a CDS encoding TonB-dependent receptor, translating to MATCLFHAPAMAQDSASAADDQSAQASHGGIEEIVVTAQRREQNLQDVPVAVTAVTASTIEGNRIQNVNDLSSIAPNLSVREGAGGSKLPQYSLRGIYTYGSAIGADKGVSLYIDGVYIQSVVGSILDFADIERIEVLRGPQGTLFGRNATGGAISVTTRKPTGVLGFRQDATIGNFNQLRTKTRVDLPRIGPFAITASYMHSERDGDTRNLGAGTQVDFGPATNGAKGVYTAPRRLGDENNEGVFVAVDADFDPDLKVSYKFDYAQSDYTAGATGLSYLAGPSALQYGGTPPSLAGYSFYNASPNPMTPISLTRPDAVNNAYSLGGMTKSQGHNLTLEWSATDNLTLKNIAAYRTSETTNTLTQLDGLGGLQLPATSGGFPFVFVLNNSSNDDRTFTNEFQLNYSTDRVNVTAGLLYFDYHQVAGGAPNLYNVLSGSPVIGQNTSSFPTPFVLPRNTGYVPSEVDVTSKAAYAQGEFHLTDALSVVGGIRFTQDKKSGRETVPGSVAMPSNGASVPIRYKDDRVTYLIGVNYKPTDDILAYAKYSTGYISGGQLATITFEPETASSLEAGVKADLFDRMLRTNVALFHVDYKNIQVATLGSLTGIPSAANFGQAIIPFADSRAYGFEFESTLVPMDGLTLTANVGYTDFDWKKDTIFAGLLNGAGAPGVKEFFRPKWTGSTSAQYKFYDVVGGGDLVFRADLNYKSKTRLSNDITPGSGPTAQADPAYVKGVTGQEQFILNGRIALTQVPIGPLKGEVAVWGRNLLDDDSIVQATGLGFAVAVIYERQRTYGLDFSIQF from the coding sequence ATGGCAACTTGCCTGTTTCATGCGCCAGCCATGGCGCAGGACAGCGCTTCCGCTGCCGACGATCAGTCAGCGCAAGCCTCGCACGGCGGTATCGAGGAAATCGTCGTTACCGCACAGCGCCGCGAGCAGAACCTGCAGGATGTGCCGGTAGCCGTGACCGCGGTGACGGCCTCGACGATCGAAGGCAATCGCATTCAGAACGTCAACGATCTGAGTTCTATTGCTCCCAACCTCTCCGTTCGCGAGGGTGCCGGTGGCTCCAAGCTGCCGCAATACTCGCTGCGCGGCATTTACACTTATGGTTCGGCGATCGGCGCCGACAAGGGTGTCTCGCTTTATATCGACGGCGTCTATATTCAGTCTGTTGTCGGCTCGATCCTAGACTTCGCCGATATTGAGCGCATCGAAGTGCTGCGCGGTCCGCAAGGTACGCTGTTCGGTCGCAATGCGACCGGCGGCGCCATCAGCGTCACCACCCGCAAGCCGACCGGCGTGCTGGGCTTCCGCCAGGATGCCACCATTGGCAATTTCAACCAGTTGCGCACGAAGACCCGGGTCGATCTGCCGCGCATCGGGCCGTTCGCTATCACGGCCTCGTACATGCATTCCGAACGCGACGGCGATACGCGCAATCTGGGCGCGGGTACGCAGGTCGACTTCGGTCCTGCTACCAACGGCGCGAAGGGTGTCTACACGGCTCCGCGTCGCCTCGGTGACGAAAACAACGAAGGTGTCTTCGTGGCCGTCGATGCCGACTTCGATCCGGATCTCAAGGTTTCGTACAAGTTCGACTACGCCCAGAGCGATTACACGGCGGGCGCCACGGGCCTGAGTTATCTGGCCGGTCCTTCGGCGTTGCAATACGGCGGGACACCGCCTTCGCTGGCCGGCTATTCCTTCTACAACGCCAGCCCCAACCCGATGACCCCGATCAGCCTGACCAGGCCGGATGCGGTGAACAACGCCTACAGTCTGGGCGGCATGACCAAGTCGCAGGGGCATAACCTGACCTTGGAGTGGTCCGCGACCGACAACCTGACGCTCAAGAACATCGCGGCCTATCGTACCAGCGAGACGACCAATACCTTGACCCAGCTTGACGGGTTGGGCGGCTTGCAGTTGCCCGCGACTTCCGGCGGGTTCCCGTTCGTATTCGTCCTCAACAATTCCAGCAACGACGACAGAACCTTCACTAACGAGTTCCAGCTGAACTACAGCACCGATCGGGTGAACGTCACGGCGGGCCTGCTGTACTTCGATTATCACCAGGTAGCGGGCGGCGCTCCCAACCTCTACAACGTTCTGTCAGGCTCTCCGGTGATCGGCCAGAACACGAGTTCTTTCCCGACTCCCTTCGTTCTGCCCAGGAACACCGGATACGTTCCGTCCGAGGTCGACGTCACTTCAAAGGCAGCCTACGCTCAGGGCGAATTCCACCTGACGGACGCGCTGAGCGTCGTAGGCGGCATCCGCTTCACGCAGGACAAGAAGTCCGGTCGGGAAACGGTGCCGGGCTCGGTTGCAATGCCGTCCAATGGCGCAAGCGTGCCCATTCGGTACAAGGACGATCGGGTCACCTATCTGATTGGCGTGAATTACAAGCCGACGGACGATATTCTTGCCTATGCCAAGTATTCGACCGGCTATATTTCCGGCGGTCAGCTGGCGACGATCACGTTCGAACCTGAAACAGCATCGTCATTGGAGGCCGGTGTCAAGGCTGACCTCTTCGATCGCATGCTGCGCACCAACGTGGCCTTGTTCCACGTTGACTACAAGAACATCCAGGTGGCGACGCTGGGTTCGCTTACCGGCATTCCTTCGGCAGCCAACTTCGGACAGGCCATCATTCCGTTTGCGGACTCGCGGGCCTACGGCTTCGAATTCGAAAGCACCCTGGTTCCGATGGACGGACTCACCCTGACGGCCAACGTCGGCTATACCGACTTCGACTGGAAGAAAGATACGATCTTCGCTGGCCTGTTGAACGGGGCAGGTGCTCCCGGAGTGAAGGAGTTCTTCCGTCCGAAGTGGACCGGAAGCACGTCTGCGCAATATAAGTTCTACGACGTAGTCGGCGGCGGCGATCTCGTGTTCCGCGCCGATCTCAACTACAAGAGCAAGACGCGTCTCTCCAACGACATTACCCCGGGTTCCGGCCCGACGGCACAGGCCGATCCGGCCTATGTCAAGGGCGTTACGGGACAGGAGCAGTTCATCCTGAACGGGCGCATTGCACTCACCCAGGTGCCGATCGGTCCCTTGAAGGGCGAAGTGGCCGTCTGGGGCAGGAATCTTCTGGACGATGACAGCATCGTTCAGGCGACGGGTCTCGGCTTCGCGGTTGCCGTCATTTACGAACGGCAGCGGACTTACGGCCTGGATTTCTCGATCCAGTTCTGA
- a CDS encoding NADP-dependent oxidoreductase, translating into MKNTCWTIQERPIGREVRESDFALEERAVRDLEDGDILLKARMFGFDPTQKSWMSNMAGYAAPTQIGDIMPGRAIAEVVESRDPAFAPGDRVRGHLGWQMHPVVRAAQLEKISPGVNDENALSILGSSGRTAYFGLVHVGMPRPGDVLLVSGAAGAIGSIVGQLGKIAGCRVIGIAGTQEKCDWIVNELGFDGAINYRTDDVAAQLDALCPDGIDIFFDNVGGAILDLALARISYGARVVICGGISNYERDMSKPEDLPGGPKNYLRLTIQNATMKGYLVHYFSDYNKVADARLERWVSEGRLSHRQDIQTGFENIPATFQRIFKGLNIGKQLLRV; encoded by the coding sequence GTGAAGAACACTTGCTGGACCATCCAGGAACGACCTATCGGGCGCGAAGTGCGGGAAAGCGATTTCGCGCTTGAAGAGCGGGCCGTGCGCGACCTGGAAGACGGTGACATCCTGCTCAAGGCTCGCATGTTCGGTTTCGACCCGACGCAGAAGAGCTGGATGTCGAACATGGCCGGCTATGCCGCCCCGACCCAGATCGGCGACATTATGCCCGGACGCGCCATTGCCGAAGTGGTCGAGTCGCGCGATCCTGCCTTCGCCCCCGGCGACCGCGTGCGCGGCCATCTCGGCTGGCAGATGCATCCGGTCGTGCGCGCCGCTCAGCTTGAGAAGATCTCTCCGGGCGTGAACGACGAAAACGCACTGAGCATCCTGGGCTCCTCGGGCAGGACCGCCTATTTCGGGCTGGTCCACGTCGGCATGCCCCGGCCCGGCGATGTGCTGCTGGTCAGCGGCGCGGCAGGCGCGATCGGATCGATCGTCGGACAACTCGGCAAGATTGCCGGGTGCCGCGTTATCGGCATCGCCGGTACGCAGGAGAAATGCGACTGGATCGTCAACGAACTGGGCTTCGACGGAGCGATCAATTACCGGACCGACGATGTTGCCGCCCAGCTGGATGCGCTCTGCCCGGACGGCATCGACATCTTCTTCGACAATGTCGGCGGCGCGATCCTCGACCTTGCCCTGGCGCGCATTTCCTATGGCGCACGCGTCGTCATCTGCGGCGGCATCAGCAATTACGAGCGGGACATGTCGAAGCCCGAGGACCTTCCGGGCGGACCGAAGAACTATCTTCGCCTGACCATCCAGAACGCGACGATGAAGGGCTACCTCGTCCATTATTTCAGCGACTACAACAAGGTTGCCGATGCCCGTCTGGAACGCTGGGTCAGCGAAGGCCGCCTGAGCCACCGGCAGGACATCCAGACCGGGTTCGAAAACATTCCCGCAACCTTCCAGCGCATCTTCAAGGGCCTGAACATCGGCAAGCAACTGCTGCGCGTCTAG
- a CDS encoding MaoC family dehydratase, protein MNASRCPEQLGQGHFWQDLSVGQRFRTLNRTVTEADLVNFIGATGMLEAIFIDATFDGAMEGRAVPGALTCGLIEGLQFQTLLQATGLAMLEMTIKAVKPVFVGDTIHAIVTIEAVRQTSRGGRGLVESSVDIRNQRGETVMTYTAKRLIAGRPD, encoded by the coding sequence ATGAACGCATCCCGATGTCCCGAACAGCTTGGCCAGGGCCATTTCTGGCAGGACCTTTCGGTCGGGCAGCGTTTCCGGACTCTCAACCGGACCGTTACCGAAGCCGATCTGGTCAACTTCATCGGTGCGACCGGGATGCTGGAAGCCATTTTCATCGACGCCACCTTTGACGGCGCAATGGAAGGCCGTGCCGTGCCCGGTGCCCTGACCTGCGGCCTCATCGAGGGATTGCAGTTCCAGACGTTGCTGCAGGCCACCGGGCTTGCCATGCTGGAAATGACGATCAAGGCCGTGAAGCCGGTGTTCGTCGGCGATACCATACACGCGATAGTGACGATCGAAGCCGTTCGGCAGACCTCCAGGGGAGGACGCGGCCTCGTCGAATCCTCGGTCGATATCCGCAACCAGCGCGGCGAGACCGTGATGACCTATACCGCCAAGCGACTGATCGCCGGTCGTCCGGACTGA